From a single Collibacillus ludicampi genomic region:
- the panC gene encoding pantoate--beta-alanine ligase — MKIFHTIREVRDHIGEQKREGRTVGFVPTMGFLHKGHLSLVARAKQECDLVVMSIFVNPLQFGPNEDYERYPRDLDRDARLAREAGVDVLFAPPVEEMYPRPSYTYVEVEGLTQSLCGESRPGHFRGVATVVTKLFHIVQPQKAYFGQKDAQQVRVIEQMVEDLNMPVEIVACPIVREPDGLALSSRNVYLSPEERKQALSLYASIREVEKAFAEGERNAARLIQMSVDRIKAEPLAEIDYVRIVNRRTLTDVETIHEPALFALAVRFGKTRLIDNTLLQP, encoded by the coding sequence GTGAAGATTTTCCATACGATTCGGGAAGTTCGCGATCATATCGGTGAACAAAAAAGGGAAGGCCGCACAGTCGGCTTCGTCCCCACGATGGGCTTTCTGCATAAAGGACATCTTTCCTTAGTTGCACGCGCGAAGCAAGAGTGCGATTTGGTCGTCATGAGCATCTTCGTCAATCCTTTACAATTCGGCCCGAATGAAGATTATGAACGCTATCCGCGCGATTTGGATCGGGATGCAAGGCTTGCTCGCGAAGCGGGTGTCGATGTGCTTTTTGCTCCACCCGTCGAGGAGATGTACCCACGCCCATCCTACACGTATGTCGAAGTCGAAGGATTGACCCAAAGCTTATGTGGGGAATCACGCCCCGGACATTTTCGCGGTGTGGCCACCGTGGTGACAAAACTGTTTCATATCGTCCAACCTCAGAAAGCGTATTTTGGACAAAAGGATGCTCAACAGGTACGCGTGATTGAACAGATGGTTGAGGACCTCAACATGCCGGTAGAGATCGTTGCTTGTCCGATTGTTCGCGAACCGGACGGGCTGGCTCTCAGTTCGCGCAACGTCTATCTCTCTCCGGAGGAGAGAAAACAGGCTTTGTCTTTGTACGCTTCGATTCGGGAAGTGGAAAAAGCGTTTGCCGAAGGGGAGCGTAACGCGGCACGCTTGATTCAGATGTCTGTCGATCGCATCAAGGCGGAACCGTTGGCGGAAATCGATTATGTTCGAATCGTCAATCGACGCACATTAACTGATGTGGAGACGATTCACGAGCCTGCGCTTTTCGCTCTGGCGGTACGCTTCGGAAAGACGAGATTGATCGATAATACATTACTACAACCGTAA
- the panD gene encoding aspartate 1-decarboxylase, translated as MLRTMMKSKIHRAIVTEANLNYVGSITIDEEILKAVNILENERVQVVNNNNGARLETYVIPGPPGSGVICLNGAAARLVQPGDTVIIISYALMDEEEARNHKPIVALMNEDNTIAELIHEVHGTIHK; from the coding sequence ATGTTACGCACGATGATGAAATCAAAGATCCACAGAGCCATCGTAACCGAGGCAAACTTAAACTATGTCGGTTCGATCACGATCGATGAAGAAATTCTTAAAGCTGTAAATATACTGGAAAATGAGAGGGTGCAAGTCGTTAATAACAATAACGGCGCCAGACTTGAGACGTACGTGATTCCGGGGCCTCCCGGATCGGGTGTGATTTGCTTGAACGGTGCCGCCGCACGCCTCGTACAACCTGGAGATACGGTGATCATCATCTCTTATGCCTTGATGGATGAAGAGGAGGCTCGCAATCATAAACCGATTGTCGCGCTGATGAATGAAGATAATACGATCGCTGAATTGATCCACGAAGTTCATGGAACGATCCATAAATAA
- a CDS encoding tetratricopeptide repeat protein, with translation MFDKPFEQLFRAVHRIEKQLEKATDAEQKQILAEELIALRNACDAFVEKWLAFEERVAFLGEKFGLQLDGGLSAQEIEGLHKSWSEMTMTQGEHSFLSEHPSAHPETFAQEILELIDKVADDESAAKKVQSKFLIVPEISFPKLNEEQLIRAFRRGMGFFDLLMFREAIDEFEQVVRLDSDFVIARLYLALGYLGKQDYENATRHLRLAAIGESNPFIDATIHNTFGHIYAAQGQYVDAAREFAQVVEHVPGFRDAYFNLAVCYYNVGDFRNALYAFEQAADLEDDWEAERFIGYAWIRLGYPDKALPHFEKAYRLNSLNEHILLELADLYQSLGYIQAAQSLLRKAHEFFPHNAEVVGGLGWLAMREGHFATAIALFKKQISLSPNHQQALFNLGWACLKTGELAYADRCFRDILRKNPDHPYALAGMAHRLWLLGDHKEAKTRFLELSQGATHEARKLGNLHLGRLAMEEERYQQAIHYFNAALLYDRSCVETHFYKGLAHLAIGERMEAERCFENCRMKGKRLLLQQVKK, from the coding sequence ATGTTCGACAAGCCGTTTGAACAATTGTTTCGTGCGGTTCATCGGATTGAAAAACAATTGGAAAAGGCGACGGACGCAGAACAGAAGCAGATCCTTGCGGAAGAATTAATCGCGTTACGCAATGCATGCGATGCGTTTGTGGAAAAGTGGTTGGCATTTGAAGAACGCGTGGCTTTCCTTGGTGAAAAATTTGGCTTGCAGTTGGACGGAGGATTGTCAGCTCAAGAAATCGAAGGTTTACATAAATCTTGGTCAGAAATGACAATGACGCAGGGAGAACATTCATTTCTGTCCGAACATCCATCCGCTCATCCCGAAACATTCGCACAGGAGATATTGGAATTGATCGACAAGGTTGCAGACGACGAATCGGCTGCAAAGAAGGTGCAGAGCAAGTTTCTTATTGTCCCGGAGATCTCTTTCCCCAAACTGAACGAAGAACAGTTAATTCGCGCATTCCGGCGCGGGATGGGCTTCTTCGATCTGCTTATGTTCAGGGAAGCGATCGATGAATTTGAACAAGTCGTGCGCTTGGATTCCGATTTCGTGATTGCACGCCTATATTTGGCACTTGGTTATTTGGGAAAACAAGATTATGAAAATGCGACACGACATTTACGCCTTGCGGCCATCGGTGAGAGCAATCCCTTTATCGATGCGACCATACATAATACGTTCGGTCACATTTACGCGGCACAGGGGCAGTACGTTGACGCGGCTAGAGAGTTCGCGCAAGTGGTTGAGCATGTTCCCGGTTTCCGCGACGCATACTTTAATTTGGCCGTGTGCTATTATAACGTAGGAGATTTTCGTAATGCGTTGTATGCTTTTGAACAAGCGGCTGATCTGGAAGATGACTGGGAGGCGGAACGATTTATCGGTTACGCATGGATCCGCTTAGGCTACCCGGATAAAGCATTGCCCCATTTTGAAAAAGCATACCGCCTGAATTCTTTGAATGAACATATTCTTCTTGAGTTGGCCGATCTGTATCAGAGTCTTGGGTATATTCAAGCGGCTCAATCCTTATTGAGAAAAGCTCATGAATTTTTTCCTCATAACGCAGAAGTGGTGGGGGGGCTTGGTTGGCTGGCGATGAGGGAAGGGCATTTTGCTACCGCTATCGCTTTGTTCAAGAAGCAAATCTCTCTGAGTCCGAATCACCAACAGGCTCTGTTTAATTTGGGATGGGCATGTCTCAAAACAGGAGAATTAGCTTATGCAGATCGCTGTTTTCGCGACATCTTGCGTAAGAATCCCGATCATCCTTACGCGCTCGCGGGAATGGCTCATAGGTTATGGTTGCTCGGCGATCATAAGGAGGCAAAAACGAGATTTCTCGAATTGAGCCAAGGAGCAACACATGAAGCGAGAAAACTCGGGAATTTACACCTGGGGCGTTTAGCGATGGAAGAAGAACGTTACCAACAGGCGATCCATTATTTTAATGCAGCCCTTCTGTACGATCGTTCCTGTGTGGAAACACATTTTTATAAGGGACTTGCACATCTGGCGATCGGCGAACGGATGGAAGCCGAGCGATGTTTTGAAAATTGCCGGATGAAAGGAAAGAGGTTGTTGTTGCAACAAGTGAAAAAGTAA
- a CDS encoding biotin--[acetyl-CoA-carboxylase] ligase has protein sequence MRDKILKILREHQDEYVSGEMICQACGVSRTAVWKHIRELEERGYQIDAVRNRGYRLLYSPDVVTPEEIILGLKTDVLGREIVYRDQVASTNELATELAYQGASEGTLVVADQQTGGRGRRGRAWFSPPGKGVWMSLILRPKLSPAYASQLTLVAAIALSRAFSSLTGQQAGIKWPNDIFFGSKKCCGILTEMHADHDRIHHIVLGIGINVNMESSEFPEELRDIAVSLRIVKGESLVRSKVIQSVLTYLEPLYQQYVREGGFSSLREEWKLESITIGRNVRAVTPRGEIEGTAVDIDEAGALCVMTESGEIVRIHSAEILFN, from the coding sequence ATGAGGGACAAGATTTTAAAGATATTGAGAGAACATCAAGATGAATATGTATCAGGGGAGATGATCTGTCAAGCGTGCGGGGTTTCCCGTACAGCTGTTTGGAAACATATACGGGAATTGGAAGAGAGAGGATATCAGATCGATGCGGTGCGCAATCGCGGTTATCGTCTTCTCTATTCACCAGATGTGGTCACGCCGGAGGAAATTATTTTAGGTTTGAAAACGGATGTGCTGGGCCGAGAGATCGTGTACCGCGATCAAGTAGCTTCTACGAACGAGTTAGCGACTGAACTGGCCTATCAGGGAGCTTCTGAAGGAACTCTCGTAGTTGCCGATCAACAAACGGGAGGAAGAGGCAGGCGCGGCCGAGCATGGTTTTCGCCTCCGGGCAAAGGAGTCTGGATGAGTCTGATCCTGCGTCCTAAGCTTTCTCCCGCATACGCGTCTCAATTGACGCTCGTGGCCGCCATTGCATTGAGCCGGGCTTTTTCTTCGTTAACAGGGCAACAAGCGGGAATCAAATGGCCGAACGACATCTTCTTTGGCAGTAAAAAATGTTGCGGCATTCTAACGGAAATGCATGCAGATCATGATCGGATTCACCATATCGTGCTCGGTATCGGGATTAATGTGAATATGGAATCCAGCGAGTTTCCCGAGGAGTTACGTGATATCGCTGTATCGCTGCGCATTGTGAAGGGTGAATCGCTCGTACGCTCGAAAGTCATACAAAGTGTATTGACTTACTTGGAGCCCTTATATCAGCAGTATGTCAGGGAAGGAGGGTTCTCTTCTCTGCGTGAAGAATGGAAACTGGAGAGCATCACGATCGGAAGAAACGTCCGCGCAGTGACACCTCGTGGCGAGATCGAAGGGACCGCCGTCGATATTGATGAAGCAGGAGCCCTATGTGTCATGACGGAGAGCGGGGAGATCGTACGTATCCATTCGGCAGAAATTCTTTTCAATTAA
- the dapB gene encoding 4-hydroxy-tetrahydrodipicolinate reductase: METKEQIRVVVVGPRGKMGREVVRTVLSDPELELVGAVDRTLSGVEVGQALGLPETGVILSTNLNETLVEAKPDVMIDFTNPNSVRAHVEAAIEYGVRPVVGTTGITQDDLRKWDEALRKQEIGGLVAPNFAIGAILMMKFAAIAARYMPHVEIIELHHDQKLDAPSGTAVKTAELIAKERKSLRQGHPNEEEKWAGARGAEFEGMRIHSVRLPGFVAHQEVIFGGVGQTLTIRHDSITRESFMPGVAMATKRVMTYEGLVYGLENLID; encoded by the coding sequence ATGGAAACGAAAGAACAAATTCGCGTCGTGGTTGTCGGACCGAGAGGAAAAATGGGCAGGGAAGTTGTACGCACAGTTCTTTCTGACCCTGAGCTGGAACTCGTGGGTGCCGTAGATCGTACTCTATCTGGTGTTGAAGTGGGACAAGCTCTTGGACTGCCGGAAACAGGGGTGATCTTGTCTACCAATCTAAATGAAACGCTTGTCGAAGCCAAACCGGATGTGATGATCGATTTTACCAATCCGAATTCGGTTAGAGCCCATGTTGAAGCTGCGATCGAATATGGAGTCCGTCCTGTGGTCGGGACGACGGGTATTACACAAGATGATCTGCGCAAGTGGGATGAAGCGTTGCGCAAACAAGAGATCGGTGGTCTCGTCGCGCCCAACTTTGCGATCGGGGCTATCTTGATGATGAAGTTTGCAGCGATTGCCGCACGGTACATGCCTCATGTGGAGATCATCGAGTTGCATCACGATCAGAAACTTGACGCCCCTTCGGGAACCGCAGTCAAAACGGCGGAATTGATTGCCAAAGAGCGCAAATCTTTGAGACAGGGACACCCGAATGAGGAAGAGAAGTGGGCGGGGGCACGCGGTGCAGAATTTGAAGGCATGCGCATCCATTCTGTACGTTTGCCCGGTTTTGTGGCACATCAGGAGGTCATCTTCGGCGGGGTCGGGCAAACCTTAACGATTCGACATGATTCAATCACGCGTGAATCTTTCATGCCGGGTGTCGCAATGGCTACGAAAAGAGTGATGACTTATGAGGGACTTGTCTACGGCTTGGAAAACTTGATCGATTAG
- the ylbJ gene encoding sporulation integral membrane protein YlbJ, with amino-acid sequence MSAPPKRSTTTLLAFVIVFLTLSLVLYPEQGFQAAMSGLKLFWDAVFPALLPFFILSELMLGIGVVHALGVLLEPLMRPLFSVPGVGAFALSMGLAAGYPMDAVITAKFRKNKMCSRIEGERLLAFTNTADPLFMFGSVAVGMFKNPALGMLLAVAHYIAAFLVGVSFKLYGRGAKHTYDSVPQPRRQGNLFVRSYQEMIRAREEDGRPFGKLLGDAVNDSIKTILMICGFIIFFSVLIKVLTLSGVIPLFTWPISGLFTLLGIDQDLVTPFLSGLFEIDIGSAQAAAASASLNQQLLIVSAIIAWSGLSVFAQVASVLTGTDIRFTPYVIARILHAVLAAIITVILYNMGMGQAEATVLAPFSNGAQSTTGILSHVQIAFGALYHWIIIIGITLVLSLAIYMIRRIRVIFWMSRVRDR; translated from the coding sequence ATGTCCGCACCGCCAAAACGTTCCACGACAACGCTCTTGGCGTTCGTCATTGTATTCCTGACATTGTCTCTCGTCTTGTATCCGGAACAAGGGTTTCAAGCGGCCATGTCAGGTTTAAAACTATTCTGGGACGCCGTTTTTCCCGCTTTGCTGCCGTTCTTTATTTTGTCGGAACTTATGCTCGGCATCGGTGTCGTTCACGCACTGGGAGTCCTTCTTGAACCGCTTATGCGGCCCTTATTCTCCGTTCCCGGTGTAGGAGCGTTTGCCCTTTCGATGGGACTGGCCGCAGGGTATCCCATGGATGCGGTGATAACGGCAAAATTCCGAAAAAATAAGATGTGCAGCAGGATTGAGGGAGAACGATTACTCGCATTCACAAACACAGCGGATCCTTTGTTTATGTTTGGCTCCGTTGCTGTCGGCATGTTTAAAAACCCGGCTCTCGGAATGCTTCTCGCTGTAGCTCATTACATTGCCGCTTTCCTGGTTGGTGTCTCTTTTAAACTATACGGACGGGGCGCGAAACATACATATGATTCGGTCCCACAGCCAAGAAGACAGGGCAATCTCTTTGTTCGATCGTATCAAGAAATGATCCGCGCTAGAGAAGAAGATGGACGACCTTTCGGCAAACTTCTCGGAGACGCTGTCAATGACTCGATAAAGACCATTTTGATGATTTGCGGGTTTATCATTTTCTTTTCTGTTTTGATTAAAGTTTTGACGCTTTCAGGTGTCATCCCTTTATTCACATGGCCAATCTCTGGATTATTTACTCTGCTAGGAATTGATCAAGACCTGGTCACCCCTTTTCTTTCCGGTTTATTCGAAATCGATATCGGTTCTGCACAGGCGGCAGCGGCATCCGCATCTCTAAATCAACAGTTGCTTATCGTTTCCGCGATCATCGCATGGTCAGGTCTATCTGTGTTTGCGCAGGTCGCTTCCGTTTTAACCGGTACAGACATCCGCTTCACCCCTTATGTAATCGCTAGAATCCTGCATGCCGTGCTCGCAGCGATCATTACGGTTATCTTATACAACATGGGTATGGGGCAAGCGGAAGCAACAGTTCTCGCTCCCTTTTCAAATGGTGCGCAGTCGACAACAGGTATTTTATCACATGTACAAATCGCTTTCGGAGCCCTTTATCATTGGATCATCATCATTGGGATCACGTTGGTGTTATCGCTTGCGATCTACATGATTCGTCGTATACGCGTGATCTTCTGGATGTCAAGAGTGAGGGATCGGTAA
- a CDS encoding YkvI family membrane protein: MKKREMRLAAQIAFTYIGTVVGAGFASGQEILQFFTRFGHKGYFGIAVSTFLFAWVGLRMLMLGYQLRATSYRQLTAYLFGQKLAGLIDTLMMVMLFGVTVAMLAGVGALFEENSRIPFHIGVLLTMALTFFTILRGMKGILAANSFIVPTMLLVISFLFIHAFIHGGSPHEFTGSETTTTLQWLSSAISYAAFNMGLAVSVLVPLGEEVPNPKVLKWGAVLGALGLGMMLVGAQYTMSTRLPEILSFEIPMAYVTSLYGRTFQLLFLFVLWAEIYSTLIANVFGLGTQLASPRRPVHGALVTILILTSAFFVAQVGFSNIVNYLYPIFGYVSFLLLLLLLWPRKYPQRPTGD; the protein is encoded by the coding sequence ATGAAGAAAAGGGAAATGCGTTTGGCCGCACAGATCGCCTTCACGTATATAGGTACGGTCGTTGGCGCCGGATTCGCCTCCGGACAAGAGATTTTGCAGTTTTTTACACGTTTTGGCCATAAAGGTTATTTTGGCATAGCCGTCTCAACATTTTTATTCGCTTGGGTCGGTCTCCGTATGTTGATGCTCGGGTATCAACTGCGGGCTACCTCCTACCGTCAATTAACCGCCTACCTGTTCGGACAAAAACTGGCCGGTTTGATCGATACACTCATGATGGTGATGTTATTCGGGGTCACTGTGGCTATGCTTGCGGGTGTTGGCGCATTATTCGAAGAAAATTCACGGATCCCTTTTCATATCGGTGTGTTACTAACCATGGCACTCACCTTTTTCACCATCTTGCGTGGAATGAAAGGCATCCTTGCTGCGAATTCGTTCATCGTACCAACGATGCTGCTTGTGATCAGCTTTCTATTTATTCATGCTTTTATCCATGGCGGATCCCCGCACGAATTTACGGGCAGTGAAACTACAACGACTCTGCAGTGGTTGTCATCTGCCATCTCGTACGCCGCTTTTAACATGGGACTTGCCGTTTCCGTACTCGTTCCGCTCGGAGAGGAAGTTCCCAATCCCAAGGTTCTAAAATGGGGAGCCGTTCTCGGGGCATTGGGATTAGGCATGATGTTAGTCGGCGCACAGTATACGATGAGCACGAGGCTTCCTGAAATCCTTTCATTCGAAATCCCCATGGCTTATGTCACTTCCTTATACGGTCGAACGTTTCAGCTGTTGTTTTTGTTCGTATTATGGGCTGAAATCTATTCCACGTTGATTGCGAACGTCTTCGGTCTGGGTACACAACTGGCATCTCCCCGCAGACCGGTTCATGGGGCATTGGTGACGATTCTCATCCTGACATCCGCATTTTTCGTCGCACAAGTAGGATTTTCGAATATCGTGAATTACCTTTATCCCATCTTCGGGTATGTAAGCTTCTTATTACTGCTTCTTCTTTTATGGCCGCGCAAATACCCGCAACGGCCGACCGGGGACTGA
- the panB gene encoding 3-methyl-2-oxobutanoate hydroxymethyltransferase, protein MRDKLTTVRMREMKKEKQKIVMVTAYDYPSALVAQTAGVDVILVGDSLGMVVLGYETTVPVTMEDMIHHTKAVRRGAANTMIVSDLPFLSYHTSPEDAVRNAGRLLQEGLADAVKLEGGRDVIEQVKRIVKAQIPVMGHIGLTPQSVHQLGGFKVQGKDIVGAKRILEDAFLLEDAGCFAVVLECVPSKLAELISEKLSIPTIGIGAGESCDGQVLVYHDLLGINNRYLPKFAKNYANLFTQMVEGIQSYADEVRSGRFPTEDYSFKMSDEILAEVKKEMDWK, encoded by the coding sequence GTGCGCGACAAGTTGACTACAGTACGCATGCGCGAAATGAAGAAAGAAAAACAGAAAATTGTAATGGTAACCGCTTACGATTACCCGAGCGCCTTGGTTGCACAAACTGCGGGAGTCGACGTGATTCTCGTGGGGGATTCGTTAGGCATGGTCGTGCTCGGTTATGAAACGACCGTACCTGTGACGATGGAAGATATGATTCATCACACCAAGGCAGTTCGTCGCGGCGCGGCGAATACGATGATCGTTTCAGATTTGCCGTTTCTTTCGTATCATACATCGCCGGAAGATGCAGTGCGAAACGCAGGTCGTTTGCTCCAGGAAGGATTGGCGGATGCTGTGAAACTGGAAGGTGGCCGGGATGTCATTGAGCAAGTCAAACGGATCGTCAAGGCGCAGATTCCAGTCATGGGGCATATTGGCTTGACACCGCAGTCTGTCCATCAACTTGGAGGCTTCAAAGTACAAGGAAAAGATATCGTGGGAGCTAAGCGCATTCTCGAAGATGCTTTTCTCCTTGAAGATGCAGGCTGTTTCGCCGTCGTGCTCGAATGTGTTCCCAGTAAATTGGCCGAATTGATTTCCGAAAAACTCTCGATTCCTACGATTGGAATTGGGGCAGGGGAATCCTGTGATGGTCAGGTTCTCGTCTATCACGACTTGTTGGGAATCAATAATCGTTACTTACCAAAGTTTGCAAAAAACTATGCGAATCTTTTCACACAGATGGTCGAAGGCATTCAATCGTACGCCGATGAAGTGCGCAGCGGACGTTTTCCCACTGAAGATTACTCGTTTAAGATGTCCGATGAAATTTTGGCGGAAGTGAAGAAGGAGATGGACTGGAAGTGA
- a CDS encoding undecaprenyl-diphosphate phosphatase: MYKMTLWHSIVLGFVQGFTEFLPVSSSGHLVLFQKLFGMKEDTSLTLNVFLHFGTLLAVVMVFWKDLFSVLSQPFGRLSRLLIAGTIPTAIIGITLEDYFERLFASGVTIGIEFMITGFVLWLAEADAIGRKRLQETGYIDAAVIGTLQGAAILPAISRSGLTIVGALFRGLDREFAARFSFLLSVPAILGATFMESKKLWEGNAGGFAIGLPEIAGTLVAAISGYIAIRFMVKQIVERSLKLFSLYVWMVGGLILFDQVFTHKFFPPLF; the protein is encoded by the coding sequence ATGTACAAAATGACACTCTGGCATTCAATTGTGTTAGGTTTCGTTCAGGGATTCACCGAATTTCTACCCGTCAGTTCTTCGGGGCATCTCGTTTTGTTTCAGAAGTTATTCGGTATGAAAGAAGATACATCGTTAACACTCAATGTCTTTTTACATTTCGGGACTTTGTTGGCGGTTGTGATGGTTTTTTGGAAAGATCTCTTTTCTGTATTATCACAGCCATTCGGAAGGTTGTCCCGTTTATTGATCGCCGGCACGATACCTACCGCTATCATCGGGATAACATTGGAAGATTATTTTGAACGATTGTTTGCGTCAGGTGTTACGATCGGTATCGAGTTCATGATTACCGGTTTCGTTCTCTGGTTGGCGGAGGCTGACGCGATTGGTCGGAAAAGGTTACAGGAGACCGGGTATATCGACGCGGCAGTCATCGGTACGTTGCAAGGAGCGGCAATTTTGCCCGCGATCTCGAGATCCGGACTCACGATCGTCGGTGCATTGTTTCGTGGGCTTGATCGTGAATTTGCTGCGCGCTTTTCCTTTCTTTTGTCAGTACCCGCGATCCTAGGGGCGACATTCATGGAAAGCAAGAAATTGTGGGAGGGGAACGCGGGGGGTTTTGCCATCGGCCTTCCGGAAATCGCAGGTACTTTGGTTGCCGCGATTTCGGGTTACATTGCGATTCGCTTTATGGTCAAGCAGATCGTGGAGCGTTCGCTTAAACTGTTTTCTTTGTATGTCTGGATGGTTGGGGGATTGATCCTGTTCGATCAAGTGTTTACACATAAGTTTTTTCCGCCGCTTTTTTAG
- a CDS encoding methylglyoxal synthase, with the protein MNIALIAHDRKKDELVNFALAYKHIFAKARLFATGTTGTRVREATGLPVHRFLSGPLGGDQQIGAMIAQNEMDLVLFFRDPLMAQPHEPDIIALLRLCDVHNIPVATNIATAELLMKGFERGDLAWRETVKG; encoded by the coding sequence ATGAATATTGCCTTGATCGCACATGACAGGAAGAAAGACGAATTGGTGAACTTTGCTTTGGCGTATAAACATATTTTTGCGAAAGCCAGACTGTTTGCAACAGGAACCACGGGCACACGTGTACGGGAGGCCACCGGTTTGCCAGTTCACCGATTTTTATCCGGACCATTGGGCGGCGATCAACAGATCGGTGCGATGATTGCGCAAAACGAGATGGATCTCGTTTTATTCTTCCGTGATCCTTTGATGGCACAACCGCATGAACCGGATATCATCGCCCTTTTGCGGTTATGTGATGTGCATAATATTCCCGTAGCCACAAACATCGCCACGGCCGAACTTCTCATGAAAGGGTTCGAACGCGGGGATCTCGCATGGCGCGAGACGGTAAAAGGATGA
- a CDS encoding nucleotide pyrophosphohydrolase: MTEMTLAQMQKEVDDYISQFKEGYFPPMSLIVRLAEELGELAREVNHQFGEKKKKSTEAESSIAEEIGDMMFVLTCLANFLQINLAEVHQQVMHKFATRDANRWTKIDT; this comes from the coding sequence ATGACGGAGATGACGCTTGCACAGATGCAAAAGGAAGTCGATGATTATATCTCGCAGTTCAAGGAAGGTTATTTTCCCCCGATGTCACTGATCGTGCGCTTGGCGGAAGAATTGGGTGAGCTCGCGCGAGAAGTCAATCATCAATTCGGTGAGAAGAAAAAAAAGAGTACAGAAGCAGAAAGTTCGATCGCCGAGGAGATCGGTGATATGATGTTTGTTCTCACTTGTTTGGCCAACTTCCTTCAGATCAATTTGGCGGAAGTACATCAACAAGTTATGCATAAGTTTGCGACACGGGATGCCAACCGGTGGACGAAAATCGACACATAA
- a CDS encoding CCA tRNA nucleotidyltransferase, with product MARDGKRMKRAERAARKVLQRLEEAGFQAYFVGGCVRDQLMKRPVSDYDVATNARPEEVQALFSHTIPTGIQHGTVTVWLEETSVEVTTFRVESRYKDSRRPEHVHFVDSLYLDLARRDFTINAIAQDLNGRYYDPFHGMDDLASNMLRTVGEPFERFQEDALRLLRAVRFAAQLGMRIEKETYEAICTHAGLLSRIAVERIRTEWDKILLSNAAYGIQLLLKTGLFPYVFFDIEVPSPQILSSLSLIEKLPKKLTIRYAALCDRMGIREQEADRWLRKLRHGKKFVRDILSVLRALPTGDQSICDLLNWEDTTWRNHLYHVGKEAAEHAAQILSVYEPNDQATMVYNLYRAKISQQPIWTMCDLKIDGHRLLNEFPDLERKGWLIGEILKHLVGEVLRHPHKNDPYALLCEARDFLEKNRGSQE from the coding sequence ATGGCGCGAGACGGTAAAAGGATGAAAAGGGCTGAACGGGCGGCCAGAAAAGTATTACAACGATTAGAGGAAGCCGGGTTTCAAGCGTATTTCGTGGGTGGCTGCGTACGCGATCAACTCATGAAACGGCCGGTTTCCGATTATGATGTAGCCACGAATGCCCGTCCGGAAGAAGTCCAGGCACTGTTTTCCCATACGATTCCAACGGGTATCCAGCATGGAACGGTGACCGTATGGCTTGAGGAGACGAGCGTGGAAGTGACCACGTTTCGCGTCGAAAGCCGGTATAAGGACTCTCGCCGCCCGGAACATGTGCACTTTGTCGATTCCTTGTACCTTGATCTGGCGAGAAGGGATTTTACGATCAATGCGATCGCACAGGATTTGAACGGTCGGTATTATGACCCATTTCACGGGATGGATGATTTGGCGTCGAATATGCTGCGTACAGTGGGCGAACCTTTTGAGCGCTTTCAAGAAGACGCGCTGCGCCTCTTGCGTGCCGTGCGATTTGCTGCCCAGTTGGGTATGCGGATCGAGAAAGAAACCTATGAGGCGATCTGCACACATGCTGGTCTTCTGTCACGTATCGCTGTGGAACGAATTCGTACGGAGTGGGACAAGATATTGTTGTCGAATGCGGCTTACGGAATTCAGCTTTTGCTGAAAACGGGATTATTCCCGTATGTCTTTTTTGATATAGAGGTTCCCTCCCCACAGATCCTTTCGTCTCTATCGCTGATTGAAAAGTTGCCAAAGAAATTGACTATCCGTTATGCCGCTTTGTGTGATCGGATGGGAATCAGGGAACAGGAGGCGGATCGTTGGCTTCGCAAGCTTCGACATGGCAAAAAGTTTGTGAGAGACATACTCTCGGTATTGCGCGCACTTCCAACTGGAGATCAATCGATATGTGACCTGTTGAATTGGGAAGATACAACGTGGAGAAACCATCTCTATCATGTTGGAAAGGAGGCGGCTGAACATGCCGCACAAATTCTTTCTGTATATGAGCCCAACGATCAGGCAACCATGGTTTACAATCTTTACAGGGCCAAAATCAGTCAACAACCGATTTGGACGATGTGTGATCTAAAGATTGACGGACATAGACTGCTGAATGAATTTCCCGACTTAGAAAGGAAAGGATGGTTGATCGGCGAGATTTTAAAGCATCTCGTCGGCGAGGTTTTACGCCATCCTCACAAGAATGATCCATATGCACTTCTTTGTGAAGCAAGAGATTTCTTGGAAAAGAATCGAGGTTCGCAAGAATGA